From one Marinobacter sp. LV10MA510-1 genomic stretch:
- a CDS encoding complex I subunit 4 family protein has translation MILTTALAVPLFGALALAFWPGWSQSAARIWAVGISLVPLALMAIAWWRFDTNGAMFQLAEEVDWVPSLGMGFRLGVDGIALAIAAMSALLFAAAVAYPVDTRGSARQYYAWILFLEAACLGVFLAIDLLLFYVFFDLTLVGMYFLIAGWGHGKPQYAALKFFIYTLFGSLFLLLAILGLYLATDPLTFDMRELIALQPLAGGGTIASVVMAAFLLAFVIKTPLAPFHTWLPSAHVDAPAPVSAILAGVLLKMGTYGLIRIPYSMMAETFTKWALPLAILALVSILYGALVALGQKDIKRRIAYTSINHMGYAVLGIAAAGAMLSGSEAARSMALMGATIEMVAHGLITGALFLIAGSFWQRGETYDFSAYGGLSGRTPKLANLTTLAAFASLGLPGLAGFVAEFHIFVGTFGVYPWLAAIALLGLLITAALFLRMLQSLFFGPLPERWKTMPDLNATEFTVLGILLLLVVVIGVYPAVLIDLIETSTGWLVRGS, from the coding sequence TTGATACTCACCACTGCACTGGCCGTTCCGCTATTCGGCGCACTCGCTCTGGCTTTTTGGCCCGGCTGGTCGCAATCGGCCGCCCGTATCTGGGCTGTCGGGATCTCCCTGGTTCCGCTGGCGTTGATGGCGATTGCCTGGTGGCGTTTTGACACCAACGGGGCAATGTTTCAGTTGGCTGAGGAGGTAGACTGGGTGCCATCACTGGGTATGGGGTTCCGCCTCGGGGTTGACGGTATCGCATTAGCCATAGCCGCCATGTCGGCGCTGCTGTTTGCCGCGGCGGTGGCTTACCCGGTGGATACCCGTGGCTCTGCCCGCCAGTATTACGCCTGGATTCTATTTCTGGAGGCGGCCTGTCTTGGGGTATTCCTGGCTATTGACCTGTTGCTGTTCTATGTCTTTTTCGACCTGACCCTGGTCGGTATGTACTTTCTGATAGCCGGATGGGGGCATGGCAAGCCGCAATACGCTGCGCTCAAGTTTTTCATCTACACGCTGTTTGGTTCGCTGTTTCTTTTACTGGCAATTCTGGGCCTGTATCTTGCGACAGATCCTTTAACATTCGATATGCGTGAACTGATTGCCCTACAACCTCTGGCCGGGGGCGGCACCATCGCCAGCGTCGTTATGGCCGCCTTCCTTCTGGCCTTTGTCATCAAAACGCCCCTGGCACCGTTTCATACCTGGCTACCGAGTGCGCACGTAGACGCGCCGGCGCCGGTTTCCGCCATTCTGGCGGGTGTGTTGCTCAAAATGGGCACTTACGGTCTGATCCGTATTCCCTACAGCATGATGGCCGAGACCTTCACAAAATGGGCGCTGCCCCTGGCCATTCTGGCTCTGGTTTCGATCCTTTATGGCGCCTTGGTGGCCCTGGGTCAGAAAGACATCAAACGCCGTATTGCCTACACCTCCATCAACCACATGGGCTACGCTGTGCTCGGCATTGCCGCCGCAGGTGCCATGCTGAGTGGCAGTGAAGCCGCTCGCTCCATGGCGCTGATGGGCGCGACCATAGAAATGGTGGCGCACGGCCTGATTACCGGAGCGCTGTTTTTGATCGCAGGGTCGTTCTGGCAGCGGGGAGAAACCTACGACTTTTCAGCCTATGGCGGGCTGTCGGGGCGCACACCCAAACTGGCCAACCTAACCACACTGGCGGCCTTCGCCAGCCTGGGACTTCCGGGGCTTGCGGGCTTTGTTGCCGAGTTCCACATATTTGTCGGCACCTTTGGTGTGTATCCGTGGCTGGCCGCCATTGCTTTGCTGGGGCTGCTCATCACCGCCGCGCTCTTCCTGCGTATGCTTCAGTCGCTGTTCTTCGGCCCGCTGCCTGAGCGCTGGAAGACCATGCCGGATCTCAATGCCACCGAATTCACCGTGTTGGGCATTCTGTTGCTGCTGGTTGTGGTAATCGGCGTTTATCCCGCCGTGTTGATTGATTTGATCGAAACATCGACCGGCTGGCTGGTGAGGGGCAGCTGA
- the nuoK gene encoding NADH-quinone oxidoreductase subunit NuoK, with translation MTLPTLLIVAAALIGIGLYGAFSQQSFVMLMMGLELILNGAMLAAVSFWALTAGGAPEGQLLTIIAMAVMAIEMAMGFALVVSVYRAKQADMTEALDGLKH, from the coding sequence ATGACGCTGCCAACACTGCTGATTGTTGCTGCCGCGCTGATAGGCATTGGTCTGTACGGAGCGTTTTCTCAACAGTCGTTTGTCATGCTAATGATGGGGCTTGAGTTGATACTGAACGGCGCCATGCTGGCTGCGGTGAGTTTCTGGGCTTTGACGGCAGGCGGAGCGCCTGAGGGGCAACTGCTAACGATTATAGCGATGGCCGTAATGGCGATTGAGATGGCGATGGGGTTTGCCCTGGTGGTGTCTGTTTACCGAGCCAAACAAGCGGACATGACAGAAGCTCTGGACGGGCTGAAACACTGA
- a CDS encoding NADH-quinone oxidoreductase subunit J, whose product MSAVDITFYINAAIAIYAGWRVFVTDSMVRASFFLLISFLAVGVIMLLLAAVYLGVALFFMMAVEMMVMALFMVMFMMNPAGLNPMKMVHQEKVAIGVGVVAFAALSAVAVFGQFPSRPVPEGLQPVVSLGHELLGDSMLVFESAGVTLLATMIAVVMLTSHRGRYGAANHGSRPPGLEPGGDPADMPAEAKEEGHQHHHH is encoded by the coding sequence ATGAGCGCTGTCGATATTACCTTCTATATTAATGCCGCCATCGCGATCTATGCGGGCTGGAGGGTCTTTGTGACTGACTCCATGGTGCGCGCGTCGTTCTTCCTGCTCATTTCTTTCCTCGCGGTGGGCGTGATCATGCTGTTGTTGGCCGCGGTGTACCTGGGGGTGGCGCTGTTTTTCATGATGGCCGTTGAGATGATGGTTATGGCGTTGTTCATGGTGATGTTCATGATGAACCCCGCCGGGTTGAACCCGATGAAAATGGTGCACCAGGAAAAAGTGGCCATCGGTGTCGGGGTGGTGGCTTTTGCTGCGCTCAGTGCGGTCGCTGTGTTCGGCCAGTTCCCGTCGCGACCGGTTCCAGAGGGACTACAGCCAGTGGTATCCCTGGGCCATGAACTGTTGGGTGATTCCATGCTGGTGTTCGAATCCGCTGGCGTAACCCTTCTGGCTACGATGATCGCGGTGGTTATGCTGACCAGTCACCGCGGTCGCTACGGCGCCGCCAACCACGGCTCGCGGCCGCCGGGGCTGGAACCCGGTGGTGATCCGGCCGACATGCCGGCCGAAGCGAAAGAGGAGGGGCACCAACATCATCATCACTAG
- a CDS encoding complex I subunit 1 family protein: MTHTLLVASVGVVLLAMLVGIYCVAALDCAVEARITGQQRSNSLLLPLQSAARLWYAPHNQTETPDMPAWRLAPILYLMLAAMGLALVPWSREFVPVDLTTGIVFWGAIEPLATVLIFLKGWAPNAHFPLLGAYRYVALGLSYILVSMFVLIGVALPAESLQVSAVVDAQAEMWNVIRQPLGLPLFLIVGLGVSFWGPLNFIDADDLHGGAASEDSGRIRLLWKMGRAAMLLSFSAIAASAFLGGWQGPWLPGPVWLALKTLTIVLILVVLGHRLPRLAPERFMTIAWVVLLPLAFLDLAWAGVEALL; this comes from the coding sequence TTGACCCATACGCTTCTGGTTGCTTCAGTCGGTGTGGTGCTACTGGCAATGCTAGTCGGCATATATTGCGTGGCTGCGCTTGATTGCGCGGTGGAGGCGCGAATCACCGGCCAGCAGCGCAGCAATTCGCTGCTGCTTCCCCTGCAAAGCGCCGCACGCCTTTGGTACGCGCCACATAATCAGACCGAGACGCCGGACATGCCCGCCTGGAGGCTGGCGCCCATACTTTATTTGATGCTGGCTGCCATGGGCCTGGCACTGGTGCCATGGAGTCGCGAATTTGTCCCGGTAGACTTGACCACGGGTATCGTTTTTTGGGGAGCTATTGAACCCCTGGCGACCGTCCTCATTTTTCTCAAAGGTTGGGCCCCCAACGCCCACTTTCCGCTGCTTGGCGCCTATCGCTATGTCGCTCTTGGTTTGTCGTACATCCTGGTCAGTATGTTTGTGCTGATTGGTGTTGCCCTGCCGGCCGAGTCACTGCAAGTCAGCGCCGTTGTCGATGCGCAAGCCGAGATGTGGAATGTAATTCGCCAGCCGCTGGGTTTGCCGCTGTTTCTGATTGTGGGATTGGGCGTGAGCTTCTGGGGGCCGCTGAATTTTATCGACGCTGATGATCTGCACGGGGGCGCGGCGTCGGAGGATTCCGGCCGGATCAGGCTGCTCTGGAAAATGGGTCGCGCCGCTATGCTGCTATCATTTTCTGCCATTGCCGCCTCTGCCTTTCTGGGCGGATGGCAGGGCCCCTGGCTGCCGGGGCCTGTGTGGCTGGCGCTGAAAACGCTGACTATTGTGCTGATACTGGTTGTTTTGGGGCACCGCTTGCCTCGCTTGGCACCTGAGCGCTTCATGACCATCGCCTGGGTGGTTCTATTGCCGCTGGCGTTTCTGGATCTTGCCTGGGCAGGTGTGGAGGCCTTGTTATGA
- a CDS encoding NADH-quinone oxidoreductase subunit A, which produces MELRQLLVLALVGMITAGFGFWVQRTPGHSKNPIPWPQRAPFLGGGQPDTHAWSRFHVRYYPMTLLLIAFEMEMMFMYPWAVVYVSEGIKALAEMSMFLGILSIGILYGWREGAFKWQ; this is translated from the coding sequence ATGGAATTGAGGCAGTTACTGGTATTGGCGCTGGTTGGCATGATTACCGCAGGCTTTGGCTTTTGGGTGCAGCGCACGCCCGGGCATTCAAAAAATCCGATCCCCTGGCCACAACGGGCGCCTTTTCTGGGTGGCGGGCAACCGGACACCCACGCCTGGTCGCGCTTCCATGTGCGTTACTATCCTATGACTCTGCTGCTCATCGCCTTCGAGATGGAGATGATGTTCATGTACCCATGGGCCGTTGTGTATGTCTCCGAAGGTATCAAGGCCCTGGCCGAGATGAGTATGTTTCTTGGCATTCTCTCGATCGGTATCTTGTATGGCTGGCGCGAGGGGGCGTTCAAATGGCAGTAA
- a CDS encoding DUF6088 family protein — protein MLRLLSEFGIRKFHELWTTVSVQKALSRLAQEGVVERVTKGICVRPKTLVSMPSIKITASAEQIAKKWAQQHGYTLVRQGIYSAYRLDLHQGLLPDEQKAFHKSGPGSYRAL, from the coding sequence GTGCTGCGGTTATTATCTGAATTCGGAATTAGAAAGTTCCACGAACTGTGGACGACTGTGTCTGTGCAAAAAGCGCTGAGCAGACTTGCCCAGGAAGGCGTGGTCGAACGAGTAACCAAAGGTATTTGTGTACGCCCAAAGACCTTGGTCAGCATGCCATCTATCAAAATCACGGCAAGTGCAGAACAGATAGCCAAAAAATGGGCACAGCAGCACGGCTACACACTGGTAAGGCAGGGTATTTATTCCGCTTATCGACTTGACCTCCATCAAGGCCTCCTTCCCGATGAGCAGAAAGCCTTTCACAAATCCGGGCCCGGCTCATACCGAGCGCTTTAA